The DNA region CACCCAGTTTTTTCAGCTGTTCAAGAATAATACCCCCATGTTTTTCTTTCCATTCCCAGGCATGTTCCAGAAATTCCCCGCGTGTAAGGCTGCTTTTATCAATACCCTGCTCTTTAAGTTTGGCCACCACTTTGGCTTCGGTAGCAATGGAAGCATGGTCGGTACCCGGCAACCAGCAGGCATTTTTGCCCATCATACGGGCACGGCGCACCAGCACATCCTGTATGGTATTGTTGAGCATATGGCCCATATGCAGCACACCGGTAACATTAGGCGGAGGAATTACAATGGTATAGGGCTCCCGTTCGTCAGGAACCGATTTGAAATATTTTTTTTCAAGCCAGTATTGGTACCATTTTTCTTCAATACCCGAAGGGTCGTATTTGGCAGGAATTTCCATGAGGTTGTAAATGCTTGTTTTTAAGAAGGTGCAAAAATAGTAAAAAAGAAAGTGAACAACTAACAAGTAAAACAGAGATGTAAGCCCGGCTTAATGATGTCTGTTAAAAATAAAGCTACAAAAAGCCTTACACTAACCCCTGCAGGGATGCAGGCATATTCAGTTCAAACATTTACCTTTGCCGGATAAACAATCAGGTCATGAAAGTTTCAGGTTTTACCTTTATCCGCAATGCTGTTAAGTACGACTACCCTGTGGTAGAAGCCATTACATCCATACTACCGTTGTGCAATGAGTTTGTGGTAGCTGTTGGTAAATCTGACGATCAAACCCGTGCCCTGATAGAATCCATCGATTCTCCAAAAATCAATATCATCGACACTGTTTGGGACGATAGTCTGCGCGAGGGCGGGCGCGTGCTGGCAGTTGAAACCGACAAGGCATTTGACGCCATCAGCAGCGACAGCGACTGGGCATTTTACATACAAGGCGATGAAGTGCTGCACGAAAAATACCACGACCATGTTCAGGAAGCCATGCTCCGCTGGAAAGACCACCCTGAAGTAGAAGGCCTGCTGCTCAATTACCTGCATTTTTACGGTTCATATGATTATGTGGGCGACAGCCGCAGGTGGTATCGAAAAGAAGTAAGAATCATCCGCAACAACAAACAGATAAGGTCGTACCGCGATGCCCAGGGTTTCAGAAAAAACAACACACCGCTCAGGGTAAAACAGGCCGAAGCTACCATGTACCACTACGGATGGGTAAAACCACCCGAAGCCCAGCAAGCCAAACAGGAGTATTTCAATAAACTGTGGCACGACGATGAGTGGGTTGAAAAGAAAATACCAAAAGTTGATAGCTTTGACTATTCAAATATTGATGCACTGGCGCATTTCAATGCCAGCCACCCTGCTGTGATGCAACCCAGAATTGAGAGACAAAACTGGCATTTCACCTTCGACCCGACCACAAAAAGGCTTCCATTAAAATCAAGAATACTGCACACCATTGAAGAGTTGAGCGGCTGGCGCCCGGGTGAATACAAAAACTATAAAATAATATAATCACTTACAACCAGCTCACCATCGCAAAACCCATAAAGCACCACAAGTAAAAAACAGAAAACCGGGCATCGCGAAATCACTTATCTGTTACGCCGCATATGGGAATCATCAACAAAAAACCATTTGTTTAAATCCTTTTTCAGATTTTCATTATTCCTAATAATTCTTACTTTTGCCAAAAATAAATAACATACGCGTATGGATTTGAAAGAGATTATGGCCATTGCTGGTAAACCGGGACTTTACAAGATGGTAGCTCAGGCCAAAAACGGAATTATTGTTGAATCAATTATTGATCAGAAACGCATTCAGGCATTTGCCCACGACAAAATCAGCTCGCTTGAGGAAATCAGCATTTTCACAGAAACTGAGGACAAACCATTGAAGGAAGTTTTGAAAAACTTTTTCGACAAACTGGAAGGAAAAGCAACACCTGATTTTAAAGGAGATAACAATAAGTTAAAAGCTTTCTTTGGCGATGTTTTACCCGAGTACGACAAAGAAAGAGTGTATGTTTCGCACATGCAAAAAATTGTCAGTTGGTACAACCTGCTATTAGAACACAATCTGCTGGATTTCAGTGAAAAGGAAGAGCAGCCCGACCAGGCTCCTACCGAAGAAACCAAAGCTGAATAATTAAAGAGTCCGTATTGTTTACGGACTTTTTTTCTATTTTTACTTCCTACTCAATATACGCTGATGAAAAAGCATCTTATCGATTTTAAAGTTCTGTCGAACAGTAGTCTGAACTACAACCATAACCTGCTTGAGCTGAGCTGCGACCAACCCTTGCCTGCAATGGTTCCCGGACAGTTTGCCGAGGTAAAAGTAGACAATTCGCCGGCAACCTACCTGCGGCGGCCTTTTTCCATTCACCGGATTGACTATGAGAAAAACACCCTGCACCTGATCATTAAATCAGTAGGTGAAGGCACACGCAAAATAGCAGCCTTGCAGGCAGGCGACACCGTGAACATCATGTTGCCTCTGGGCAATGGATTTACCATCCCTCAAAATTCAGAAGTTCTGTTGGTTGGCGGCGGCTGCGGCGTTGCTCCGCTATGGTTTCTGGCAGCCGAGCTGCAAAAAAACGGCAATCAGGTAACCATGCTTATTGGCGGACGAACAGAGAAAGACATACTGCTTGCTGCTGAATACAGTCAATTTGGCGAAGTACTTATTTCAACAGAAGACGGCAGCCTGGGACAAAAAGGAATGGTAACTGCGCACACTGTTATGCTACAGGAAAAACTTCCGTTTTCGGCCATTTATTGCTGTGGCCCTGACGGCATGATGCGGGCTGTTTCTCATATTGCTGAAAAACAAAGCATTCCTTGTATGGTGTCGCTCGAAAACACAATGGCCTGCGGCATTGGCGCCTGTCTTTGCTGCGTGGTTGACACCCACAAAGGGCACCAGTGCGTATGCACCGAAGGCCCTGTATTCAACTCAAAAGATCTCAAAGGCTGGAGCGCCGAAACAGAGGTAGGCTGTTCCATCAATAAATAAAACCTCACCCAATTGCCCTTAAGCATGCTGCTACTCCTCACAAGAGACAGTCAGACAAAAATATTAACCATCACGCAATTATAAAAATGGCCAATCTATCTGTTAAACTGCACCACCTGAATTTAAAAAACCCGGTAATGACAGCATCGGGCACGTTTGGCTATGGTGAAGAATTTGATGATTTTATTGATGTAAATGCGCTTGGCGGAATTCTGGTTAAAGCCACCACATCGGGCCACCGCGAAGGCAACCCTTATCCTCGTATGGCCGAAACACCTATGGGCATGCTGAATGCCGTAGGACTTCAAAACAAGGGGATTGATTATTTTGTGGAGCACATCTACCCTAGACTACTTAAATACAACAACAGTGTAATTGCCAATGTATCCGACTCAACCGTTGAAGGATATGTGGAAGTTGCCCGTAAAATGAACCAGCTGGAACACATTGCAGCCATTGAGTTAAACATTTCGTGCCCTAATGTAAAAGAAGGCGGAATGGCTTTCGGCACAAGTTGCCCTTCTGCCACTGCTGTTACCAGGGCTGTTCGCGAAGTGTATGATAAAACCCTGATAGTTAAACTTTCGCCCAATGTGACCAGTATTGCTGAAATAGCCCAGGCTGTGGAAGCGGCTGGCGCCGACGCTGTTTCGCTCATCAATACCCTGTTAGGCATGGCTATTGATGCAGAAAAACGCAAACCTGTTTTATCTACCATCACGGGCGGATTATCAGGCCCAGCCATTAAACCCATTGCCCTGCGCATGGTTTGGCAGGTAGCCCGGGCTGTAAAAATACCTGTAATCGGAATTGGCGGCATTTCAACAGCCGCTGATGCCATTGAATTTATGCTTGCCGGTGCTACAGCTATACAGGTAGGCACCGCCAATTTTGTTGACCCGCGAACTACCATGAATATTATTGCAGGCATCGATGACTACCTTAATCGCCATCAAATAAACGATGTTAATGAGCTGATTGGCGGTTTGATTTGCTAGACAAACCCCGATATTTTAGAAAAAACGCAGCCTGTAATAGAAACTCCTGCCCTGCAACGACCATTCAACCAGCAAATGATTGATTGGCGACAAGCAAGGCAGGAGTTTTTAATTATGTTAAAAAACCAGTCCGGAGTAAATACTTAGTCAGCAATTGATTTGGCAAGTGGAGCCACTTCATTGGCAACATTGCGGTTAAATTCAAAAGCCAGCGACTGATAGTTTACCGCATCTACAATAGTGCCAATAAAACACAAGCCGGCGGTAAACAGGTAAAGGATTCCCATGCCAATCTGGTTAATCAGAATGCGGTGAATACCGGCAAAACCAATAAATCCAAGCAAACAGGTGAGCAATATCATCTGAGGGTCTTTGCGGCGTGCGCGGTAAATAACAGCAAACTGTGCAGCCTGCTTGTCGCTGAAGTCTTTAATCAGCATCTGAACATGATTTAGTTCCATTCCCTGCAACTCGGGCAGGTGTAAAAGTACGTTTGCCATTTTATGTTTGATTTTAGTTTAGTAATACAATACAGGTTTTCTGAAAATATCAACAATGCGCCAGGTAAGAATCAAAACTGCAGCTATCCCCAACGGATGAGCATGAAACGACTGCACAAGATCACCTCTGAAAAGCCAGGCGATGGCGTGGCCGAGGCCACATCCGGGACAAAAGCTGAAGCCCAGGTTTTTAAGCGGACAAAAACTGGCATGAGCATCAACAGGCGACATAACGGCCATCAGCGTCAGTCCTGTTATCCATACAAATGCTTCAAATCTTGCCCTTAGCAACTGCCCAAAGTGCCTGAAATCGGGTTTCATGGTCTTACTGTTGAAAAAACAAATGTAAGGCATGATTTTACGATTTGAAAGATAAATTGAATGAATATGGGTTTTGCTGCCCTCAAAGGTAAAAAAAGGCCTGTGAATGGCGCTTAACCAGGCCGGAGTTTTGACAAACCATGCTATCAGCGCGTCAGAAACAAGGTGAAAAGCACCCTCATCAAAACATGGCTGAAACAAAACATCAACCGGCACCAATACACTCAAATCAGCATGCAGCGAATAAACTGTTTACCATATTTAATAAACAGGAATGACTATACAAGCCATGCATGCACAGAATGGAAATAAAAACAGCAGAGAGGTTGGCAGGAGAAAAAAATAATATTATTTGTTCAATGTCAGACATTAAATAAAAATGTTTAATTTTGCCGCCCGTTTCAGGCCTCCAATTTTGTTCCCTGCTAATAAACTTAAGAATTAATTAACCTTCTGTTTGTCAAAAGGTCATAAAATATTATTTGCTTTGCAGGCCTGAACTGAACCGTTATTTTTCATTTATCAAAACCAATCATGTCATTTAACAAACTTAGAAACATTGGTATAGCCGCTCATATTGACGCTGGTAAAACCACCACAACCGAACGTCTTCTCTTTTTAACCGGTGTAAATCGTAAAATGGGAGAAGTTCATGACGGACAGGCTACCATGGACTTTATGAAACAGGAGCAGGAACGTGGTATCACCATTGCATCCGCAGCCATTTCCTGTCAGTGGAACGGCCATCAGATCAACATCATTGACACCCCGGGTCACGTAGACTTTACAGTTGAAGTTGAACGTTCGCTCAGGGTTATTGATGGAATGGTTGCTTTGTTTTGTGCTGTTGGAGGTGTTGAACCGCAGAGCGAAACAGTTTGGAATCAGGCTGAACGATATAAAGTACCCCGCATTGCTTTTGTAAATAAAATTGACCGCACCGGCGCTGATTTTCATGAGGTTGTAAAACAGATGAATGAAAATCTTGACGCACGGGCAGTAGCCTTTCAGCTTCCTATCGGACTGGAAGAGAACTTTAAAGGTATCCTCGACCTGATTTCCTTTAAAATGTATACTTTCCAGGATACCGAAACCATCACTTCTGAAATACCTGAAGAGATGAAAGCCCTGGCCAATGAATACAGACAGACCATGATTGAAAAGCTGGCTGACTTCAACGAAGAAATTCTTGAGCTTTTCCTTGAAGATAAAGAGGTGCCGCTTGAAATGATTAAGTCAGCAGCCCGCGAAGCCACTTTAAAACTGCTGATTACCCCGGTTTTCTGTGGTGCAGCCTATAAAAACAAAGGAGTTGTTCAGTTACTCGATGCTATTGTTGACTACCTGCCGTCACCAGTTGACAAAGGAGCTATTGTTGGAATGGATGTCGACGACCACGAAAAGGCACGTCATCGCAACCCATCGGTAAAAGAGCCTTTTGCAGCATTGGCATTCAAACTCATTCATGATCCTTATGTAGGTCAGCAAACTTTTGTCAGGGTTTACTCAGGTACACTCCGCAGCGGAATGCAGGTAATGAACTCAACCAAAGGCAAACCCGAGCGTATCGGACGCATCCTGCGCATTCACGCCAAGGATCGCGAAGAGGTGAGCGAAGCAGGACCAGGCGACATTGTTGCGCTTATTGGTATGAAGTATACCAAAACCGGCGACACATTGTGCGACATGGAAAACCAGCTTCACCTCGAATCTATTCATATTCCACCCAGTGTTATTGAGCTGAAAATAAACCCTGCTTCACGCAAAGATCAGGGAAAACTTGGCGAAGCCCTTTCCAAACTTGTAAATGAAGATCCTTCATTCCATGCCCGTTTCGACGAAGAAACCGAAGAAACAGTGATTGCCGGTATGGGCGAGTTGCATCTCGAAATTCTGGTTGACAGGCTCAAACATGAGTTTGGAATCGAAGTTGTTGTGGGCGAACCTTCTGTTGCTTACCGTGAAACCATTTCACAGGAAGTTGAAGTTGAATACAGACATTCAAAACAATCGGGTGGTAAAGGACAGTTTGCCCAGACCTACCTCAGACTTGAGCCCAACGAAGGCAAGGGTTATGAATTTGTTGACAAAATCAAGGGTGGTGCTATTCCAAACGAGTACATTCCTTCGGTTAACAAAGGTATTGTTAAAACAATGGCTGATGGTGTATTGGCTGGGTTCCCTGTTGTTGACGTTAAAGTTGTACTGCTCGACGGTCAGTTCCACCCGGTTGACTCATCTGACTTTGCTTTCCAGATTTGTTCGTCCATCTGTTTCAAACAAGGCTTCATGAAAGCAACACCATTGCTGCTTGAGCCGGTTATGAAAATTGAAATCAACGTTCCTGATGAATTTATCGGCGATATCGTAGGTAACCTGAACAAACGCAGAGGTAAAATTGAATCGATGCGCCGTCACCGCAAAGGCTCTCAAAAACTTAATGGTTATGTACCTTTGATGGAGATGTTTGGTTATGCAACCACCTTGCGCAACCTCTCAAGCGGACGCGCCAACTATTCAATGGAGTTTTACCAGTACATGCCTGTAACCAAAGCTGTTCAGGAAGAAGCACTGAAAAAGATTGCCGAGAAAAAACGTCTGGAAAACAACAGATAATTCTATCACACTGGGCTCAGCCCCTATATAATAAAATCCCGCCCTTCAGACTTTCCGGATGGCGGGATTTTCTTTTTTAGCTAAACACAAGCTAACAGGCAGCAAGCAGAGGGCTGTGACGGTGCATAATACATCAGGTTGGCGGCCTTTCTCATGGTCACACAAAGACAGAATCAAACAGAACAGCCGCTGACTTAAGCCCGATGGTAACAATAATTTCATTTTCTTTGCAAAAAATTACGCCTCATGAATATTCTACTGCTTGGTTCAGGCGGACGTGAACATGCTATTGCATGGAAACTTTCGCAAAGTACTGAAATACAAAAACTTTACATCGCCCCCGGAAATGCCGGCACAGGACTTACCGGCATCAACGTACCCATTGATGTCAATGATTTTGAAGCTATCAAACTCTTTGTTCTGGAAAACGATATAGACATGGTAGTGGTTGGCCCGGAAGAGCCCCTGGTCAATGGTATTTACGACTTTTTCAAAGGTGACGGGCTGCTCACTGGCATTCCGGTAATAGGACCATCAGCAGCAGGTGCGCGGCTGGAAGGCAGCAAGGGCTTTGCCAAATCATTTATGCAAAGACACGGCATACCAACTGCCGCCTACCGTACTTTCTCAACAGGCGAAACAACTGCTGCCATTGAATTTTTATCATCTCTTAAACCTCCGTATGTTTTAAAAGCCGATGGATTGGCTGCAGGCAAAGGAGTTATTATTTGCAACGAACTTGCGGAAGCCACCCGTGAAGTAACTGATATGCTTGACCATGCCCGCTTTGGCAAAGCATCAGAAAAAGTGGTGATTGAGGAATTTCTGAGCGGCATTGAATTATCGGTATTTGTGCTTACCGACGGAAAATCGTGGATTTTGCTACCCGAAGCCAAAGACTACAAACGTATAGGTGAAGGCGATACCGGGCCAAACACTGGCGGCATGGGCTCCGTTTCGCCGGTTCCTTTTGCCGATGAAATCTTTATGGAAAAGGTAAAACAGCGCATTATTGAACCTACCATTGAAGGACTTCAGTCAGAATCCATTGATTACAAAGGTTTTATTTTCTTTGGACTTATCAGTGTTAAAAACGAACCTTATGTGATTGAATACAATGTCAGAATGGGTGACCCTGAAACGGAGTCGGTGATGCCCCGTATTAAATCCGACCTGCTTTCTCTTTTCCGAAAAGTAGCAGACCAATCGCTGGCATCTGCCACCATCGAGTTTAACGAAAACTGTGCAGCAACAGTTATGCTTGTTTCGGCCGGCTACCCCGGCAATTACAGCAAAGGTCATCTTATTCAGTTACCAGATACCGACCTGCCGAGTATGCTCTTTCATGCAGGGACCAGATTTGACGAGGAAAACAAGCAGGTAGTCACTGCCGGAGGGCGGGTAATTGCGGTCACTTCTACGGCCACTGATATGGCACAAGCCCTGGCCCTTTCGTACAAAACCGCTGGCCAAATTCATTTTGAAGGCAAAAATTTCAGAACCGACATTGGATTCGATCTTCATCTTACCAAATAGAATCAGCAGATGCTAAAAAAGCTTGCTTTATCAGGAGTCATCACCCACTTGCTTATTCTGGTTGTTATTGTGCTGATTTTATTCTTCACACCCCAGGTAAGTTTTAGCAGCATTTTGCCCCCACTGCCTGTAGCTACTGCCGGTACCTGGCTTTACGGTTGGCTAAGCGCAAACCCGCTGCTGCTCAAGCCATTGTCTATTGCCTTGCTTCTGGTTATTTCACTGTTGTTTAATGCAATGCTTATCAGGCACGAAGTTGGCCTGCGCAGTTCACTGTTTCCGGCAGTAATGACAATGCTGCTGATGCTCTATACACCGGATGCCATCTACCTGATCATTACTGAAGTAAGCTTACTGCTTTTGATGGTAAGTATGCACAATATACTCAACCTTTACGGCGAACAGAGTCCGAAATATATGATTCTGAATGCCACAATGGCCGTAGCTGTTGCTTCCATGTTTATTCCCGAACTTATTGTATTTACTCTTTTTGTTTGGTTCGGAATGTTTACTTACCGGATAAACAGCTGGCGCGAATGGGTTATCTCAATACTTGGATTACTTATTCCATATATATATCTGGCTTTCTTCTATTTCTGGAACGATAACCTGGCATTTATCATCGCTGTTTATGAAAATTATTTCAGAAACTGGACATTTCACATGATCAAGCCAGCAACAATGCCATTTATCACCCTTTGTGCGTTAGCTTTTACAGGACTTATTTCGCTGGCCCGGTTTCTGACAGATGCCAGCGAAAAAATTATAAGTCTGCGTAAAAAAATGTGGATAACAGCTCAGTTTGCCTTTGCAGGTGTTGGGGTAATAATCATCGCAGGCTCAAATGTTTCAATGTTGCTTCCGGTATTGTTTCTACCGATGGCTGCAGCCCTTTCATACACCATTATCAACAGCCGCCGGACATGGTTTATGGATGCAGTCATTTTACTTGCACTGCTTACCATCATCGCCAACAGAATCAACGTGTAAGATGCTCAGAACAAGATACGCGCAAGGTACAGTCAGAGAAGCCGGAGCCGATGAAGCCGGGAGAGGTTGCCTGGCAGGGCCTGTATTTGCTGCCGCTGTTATTCTTCCTGACGACTATGTGAATCCGGTTTTGAATGACTCAAAGCAACTGACTGAAAAGCAGCGTAACCGTTTGAGGGTTGAAATTGAGCGTGACGCTGTTGCCTGGCAGGTATCTTCTGTCGGACCTGATGTCATCGACCGTATCAATATCCTTCAGGCCTCCATCAGGGCAATGCATCAGGCCATTGCAGGGTTAAAACCATCTCCCGGGCTGCTTCTGATTGATGGAAACCGATTTATCCCTTATCCTGAAACAGCCCACCAGTGCATCATTAAAGGCGACAGCCTGTATATGTCCATTGCAGCAGCCTCGGTACTCGCCAAAACTCACCGCGACGAATTTATGCTGCAACTGCACCAGCAGTTTCCTGAATATGACTGGCTTAGGAACAAAGGTTACCCAACCGCATTTCATCGCAAAGCTGTGATGGAATATGGCCAATCCGTCTGGCACCGGAAAAGTTTTATTATAAAAGAGCAGTTGAGACTTCCGCTTTAGCTTCACATCATCAGGGGCTCATTCAACTCAATTATGAAAAGCTAAGCAAATCGCGGAAACAAAGCTTCACAAAGAAGTTAAAATGAGGCGTAAAACCATTCGAAGGGTCAATCTTTATTTGCTTGTAATATAGTGTAAAGCCAGGTTCAATGGCAATGGCCGGACTAAACTCAAACCGGGCTCCAACAGTTCCGAAAATGCCAAAACCTATGCCCCCCTGCCTGATTTCATATGCCTGCTGTGTCCCTCCGGGAACATAAGAATTGCTGCCGTAAACATTCACCAGGTTGAATGATTTGTTTTCAATCCGTATGATGTGCTCCTTTACCAGAGAATTATTCATGCTTATGCCACCTCCAATAGTGAATCGGGCAAACTTGTTCTGACCAAAAGCATGAGTAAAACCCAAATCAACCATATTGCGTTCTTCTGTTCCCTGAATAGGATATAATCGTATGTCGGGCTCAGTCAGATATTCCTTGGGGTCAACCTCCACCGTTACCACATCTTTGGCCCTGAGCTTGGCATATGAAAACTGGACATAAATGCCTGTGTGACAGTTTAAATCATATTTGGCAAACAGTCCGAACGAAAAAGCCGGATTGTAGCGCATCTTTTCAGGATATTCCTTCACAAATACAGTATCGTAAGCCCCTGTCAGATAAAAAATTTCATCGTATCTGTATTTATTCTTAAACACATAATTGACATTATTTTCATTCCCGGGTTTACCCGAATAAAAATCAGCCGAAGCTCCGCCTGAAATATAGATACCGGCAATGGCTCCATACTCCAGTCCGCTGCGCTCTTTGCACTGTTCGGGGGTAGAGTAAAACTGGTCCTGCGCCCGGCTGGTTAAAAAAGCAGACAAAAGCAAGGTTAAAGTAAACAAAGCCGGAGTCAGGGAGGAAAAATTCAGGATTCTTTTCATCGGATATGTATTTTCGTTTCAAACGTACGCATTTTTTTTCATCATGAAAAGCAATTTGAAAAATGCATGCAGTGGCCAATTCTTTTCAGCAATTTATCAACATGAAGATGTTCATTAGTATTCATGCCTGAACTTGAATCCTCATTCAAATGCCCTTATATTTGAGCATTATACCTTCAGAAAATGAAGAAAATACGTAATTACCTGATAGCGGCAGTAATACTGACGGGGCTTGTTTTTTCGGTGATGGCCCTTCGGTCATACTATCTGTTTCTGAAAGAGCCTGTTGCGCAACTTGCCGGCGCCATTCCCGTTGAGTCGGCTGTGGTTATTAAAGCCGGGTCATTGAATCGTTTTGCAGAAACCGTGCAATCGTCGGCGCTGGCTGGATTGCTTGAAAACAGCAAAATCAGATACGGCTTCAGCACCCTCGCCCTCAAAAGCCAATCGCTGACAACACTCAGCAGCTTTTTTAAAGAGATACTGGAGCATGACGAGGTGATGATGGCCATAGTTCCTGACAAAGGAAACCAGCCCGACTTTCTATATGCTACTTTTATCGGCAAAACCAAACCAGGCCGAATCACCAGAGAAATTGAAGAGCTCTACCCCGGTTTAAAAATTGAAAAAATCAAAAATCAGCATGCCGATATTTATCATCTCAGCAACCAGAATGTTGATGTATGGTATTATATCAGCAGGGGAATTCTGGCTTTTACCTATAACCGCGACCTGCTTCTCAGGTCGCTCAACACATTGTATGCTCCTGAAAATCTGACCACAAACAAATCATTTTCGCGCCTGATGGAAACTTCGGGCAAGCTGGTCGATGGCGTTATGCTTATCCATAACCGGGTGTTGGCGTCCATGTTGATGCAAACCGAACCCGGTCCTCTCGATTTTGAAGGCTCACCTTTTACTTCGTGGACGACGCTGGACTTGAAAATAAAAGAAAATAAGGTATTGATGGACGGATTTACGGCCACTCAAACAGGTGATAACCTGATGGAAGGTCAGGAAGCTGTATCAGAAACCATACTTGCTCAGCTGCCACGCGAAACAG from Lentimicrobiaceae bacterium includes:
- a CDS encoding glycosyltransferase family 2 protein, whose protein sequence is MKVSGFTFIRNAVKYDYPVVEAITSILPLCNEFVVAVGKSDDQTRALIESIDSPKINIIDTVWDDSLREGGRVLAVETDKAFDAISSDSDWAFYIQGDEVLHEKYHDHVQEAMLRWKDHPEVEGLLLNYLHFYGSYDYVGDSRRWYRKEVRIIRNNKQIRSYRDAQGFRKNNTPLRVKQAEATMYHYGWVKPPEAQQAKQEYFNKLWHDDEWVEKKIPKVDSFDYSNIDALAHFNASHPAVMQPRIERQNWHFTFDPTTKRLPLKSRILHTIEELSGWRPGEYKNYKII
- a CDS encoding ribonuclease HII produces the protein MLRTRYAQGTVREAGADEAGRGCLAGPVFAAAVILPDDYVNPVLNDSKQLTEKQRNRLRVEIERDAVAWQVSSVGPDVIDRINILQASIRAMHQAIAGLKPSPGLLLIDGNRFIPYPETAHQCIIKGDSLYMSIAAASVLAKTHRDEFMLQLHQQFPEYDWLRNKGYPTAFHRKAVMEYGQSVWHRKSFIIKEQLRLPL
- a CDS encoding dihydroorotate dehydrogenase, with the protein product MANLSVKLHHLNLKNPVMTASGTFGYGEEFDDFIDVNALGGILVKATTSGHREGNPYPRMAETPMGMLNAVGLQNKGIDYFVEHIYPRLLKYNNSVIANVSDSTVEGYVEVARKMNQLEHIAAIELNISCPNVKEGGMAFGTSCPSATAVTRAVREVYDKTLIVKLSPNVTSIAEIAQAVEAAGADAVSLINTLLGMAIDAEKRKPVLSTITGGLSGPAIKPIALRMVWQVARAVKIPVIGIGGISTAADAIEFMLAGATAIQVGTANFVDPRTTMNIIAGIDDYLNRHQINDVNELIGGLIC
- a CDS encoding DUF5606 domain-containing protein, which gives rise to MDLKEIMAIAGKPGLYKMVAQAKNGIIVESIIDQKRIQAFAHDKISSLEEISIFTETEDKPLKEVLKNFFDKLEGKATPDFKGDNNKLKAFFGDVLPEYDKERVYVSHMQKIVSWYNLLLEHNLLDFSEKEEQPDQAPTEETKAE
- the fusA gene encoding elongation factor G; protein product: MSFNKLRNIGIAAHIDAGKTTTTERLLFLTGVNRKMGEVHDGQATMDFMKQEQERGITIASAAISCQWNGHQINIIDTPGHVDFTVEVERSLRVIDGMVALFCAVGGVEPQSETVWNQAERYKVPRIAFVNKIDRTGADFHEVVKQMNENLDARAVAFQLPIGLEENFKGILDLISFKMYTFQDTETITSEIPEEMKALANEYRQTMIEKLADFNEEILELFLEDKEVPLEMIKSAAREATLKLLITPVFCGAAYKNKGVVQLLDAIVDYLPSPVDKGAIVGMDVDDHEKARHRNPSVKEPFAALAFKLIHDPYVGQQTFVRVYSGTLRSGMQVMNSTKGKPERIGRILRIHAKDREEVSEAGPGDIVALIGMKYTKTGDTLCDMENQLHLESIHIPPSVIELKINPASRKDQGKLGEALSKLVNEDPSFHARFDEETEETVIAGMGELHLEILVDRLKHEFGIEVVVGEPSVAYRETISQEVEVEYRHSKQSGGKGQFAQTYLRLEPNEGKGYEFVDKIKGGAIPNEYIPSVNKGIVKTMADGVLAGFPVVDVKVVLLDGQFHPVDSSDFAFQICSSICFKQGFMKATPLLLEPVMKIEINVPDEFIGDIVGNLNKRRGKIESMRRHRKGSQKLNGYVPLMEMFGYATTLRNLSSGRANYSMEFYQYMPVTKAVQEEALKKIAEKKRLENNR
- a CDS encoding TM2 domain-containing protein: MANVLLHLPELQGMELNHVQMLIKDFSDKQAAQFAVIYRARRKDPQMILLTCLLGFIGFAGIHRILINQIGMGILYLFTAGLCFIGTIVDAVNYQSLAFEFNRNVANEVAPLAKSIAD
- the purD gene encoding phosphoribosylamine--glycine ligase; the protein is MNILLLGSGGREHAIAWKLSQSTEIQKLYIAPGNAGTGLTGINVPIDVNDFEAIKLFVLENDIDMVVVGPEEPLVNGIYDFFKGDGLLTGIPVIGPSAAGARLEGSKGFAKSFMQRHGIPTAAYRTFSTGETTAAIEFLSSLKPPYVLKADGLAAGKGVIICNELAEATREVTDMLDHARFGKASEKVVIEEFLSGIELSVFVLTDGKSWILLPEAKDYKRIGEGDTGPNTGGMGSVSPVPFADEIFMEKVKQRIIEPTIEGLQSESIDYKGFIFFGLISVKNEPYVIEYNVRMGDPETESVMPRIKSDLLSLFRKVADQSLASATIEFNENCAATVMLVSAGYPGNYSKGHLIQLPDTDLPSMLFHAGTRFDEENKQVVTAGGRVIAVTSTATDMAQALALSYKTAGQIHFEGKNFRTDIGFDLHLTK
- a CDS encoding DUF2752 domain-containing protein; amino-acid sequence: MKPDFRHFGQLLRARFEAFVWITGLTLMAVMSPVDAHASFCPLKNLGFSFCPGCGLGHAIAWLFRGDLVQSFHAHPLGIAAVLILTWRIVDIFRKPVLYY
- a CDS encoding dihydroorotate dehydrogenase electron transfer subunit, with the translated sequence MKKHLIDFKVLSNSSLNYNHNLLELSCDQPLPAMVPGQFAEVKVDNSPATYLRRPFSIHRIDYEKNTLHLIIKSVGEGTRKIAALQAGDTVNIMLPLGNGFTIPQNSEVLLVGGGCGVAPLWFLAAELQKNGNQVTMLIGGRTEKDILLAAEYSQFGEVLISTEDGSLGQKGMVTAHTVMLQEKLPFSAIYCCGPDGMMRAVSHIAEKQSIPCMVSLENTMACGIGACLCCVVDTHKGHQCVCTEGPVFNSKDLKGWSAETEVGCSINK